DNA sequence from the Brienomyrus brachyistius isolate T26 chromosome 18, BBRACH_0.4, whole genome shotgun sequence genome:
CTGAATGCGTGTTTACTTTGCATGTGTCTGACATTCTGTCACCGACTGTATTGTTTTGTGTCTTTCTACGATACGACAGGGTCGTTTCACCATTGCAGCGAAACATCATATTTCCATAGCTGAAATCTATGAGACTGAGTCAATGGACATTGATAAGGTCAGTAAAACTCACGGAAAGTGCCTTagtttttatacacacacacataatgtaGAGTGAAAAAGTAAGTACACCCCctgttttttttggtttttttttttcccgttgGAATTGTGCCCAAACAACTGCACCGTTGACTCATCAGTCCACAGCACCTTGTTCCAAAAATGTTGTCCCTCGTTTTGGTGTTTTAATGGCAAACTTCAGTCCTACATTGATGATGTTTGCTGACATTCCATGCAGGCAGAAattgtgctctctctctctctctctctctctctctctctctctctctctctctctctctctctcacttgaCTCATGCATGTTTACATGGATTGTGACAAGAGCTGTCTGTAGATCCCTTGATGATGCCCCAAGGATCTTTGAGATTTCTGGATGCACTTTGTGCTCTGCTCTTTTGCTGAATTTTGGTAGGATGGCCTGGCCTGGACAGATTTGACACTGGTCTGATTCCTTCTCCTTTTGTAAAATGTTTGACCAAACAAGATCAGTTGTTTATGTAAGGAGTAACTCTCAAAGATACTGTCTAATAATGACCTAATTATTGGGCCTGGTTTGGTGCGCCAGATTATAATTTTCACATTTCACCAGAAATTttgaatacatttttattttaatggtaaaaaaaatgtttatgtgtGTAGTGTTCTGTGCAGAAGTCTTGGGCTGCTAAAGAAAATTTCTATTTAAATTTTTTctattgttgtttttgtttatgaGAGTGTGAGCTTAGCCATTtgaaaacctctcctaaagtcactcCAGCATTTTCAGGAACCAGCCAATATGCCCATGCATGTGTTGATTGGAAAGCTAGCATGCTATATCTGGCCAGTGAATATCGCATcacattatacattttttttattttttttattctaaatTGTTTTGAGCAAATGTACTCTTACTACACGGACTGGCTTTAAGCATTTTCCTTGGGGACTCAAGATTTTTGCGcagtggtgtatgtgtgtgtatcaaAAATATAGCTATTAACTTTTAAGCTTCTTTGTGACCGTCCAATGCATGAAAGTTAAGGAGCATTGTAGCATTCAGTGTTGCACATTTGATATCGTTTATCTTCGTAGGCAATCGCTCATTACGAGCAGGCGGCCGACTACTACAAAGGTGAAGAGTCAACCAGGTAACATGGGAGACCTGGTTTAAAATTTACCGGCATCTACTGTGATGCTTGTGCACATGTGTAAGTGTGTTTatgctttttgtgtgtgtgtgtgtctgtctcccaAGCTCTGCCAACAAGTGTCTTCTCAAAGTAGCTACCTATGCTGCTCAGCTGGAGCAGTATCAGAAAGCTATTGAAATCTACGAGCAGGTGAGCATTGATTCCATACTCTTAGGCTTATAATGGCCAattggacatttttttttctgcagtatCGCTGCCATTGTTTTTGTATAACCAGGTTGGTACCTATGCGATGGACAGCACCCTGCTGAAGTACAGTGCGAAAGACCATTTCTTCAAGGCGGCACTCTGTCACTTTTGTGTGGACATGCTGAACGCTAAGGTCTGCCTTTGCACCTTACTGGAACGAtaattgctgtttttttctgatttACCCACAAAATATAGCGCACAATATCGTCCAGTATGCTTATGTATGTATGGGTGGAAGGATGCTATTCATTGATGTAACATTTCAAGAGAGAATTTTGCCAGCGTTGAAATCTACAATGAGTTAGTAACCGGAAATGGGGCCAGTGTTGTTTGTGATGTAAGTTGAGagcttatttaatatttatgtgATTTTATCTTTAGTATAACTCACTGTGGCACACGGTGTCGAACGGATCACGTGTTGCTGGGAGACATAAATGACGAACGAACGTTGTCACTGACTTCAGTGCCATTTCCACTTCTCTCAGCTGGCTCTGCAGAAGTATGAGGAAATGTTCCCAGCCTTCTCAGATTCCCGAGAGTGTAAGCTGGTGAAGGTGAGCATCTGTTTGTCCTCCTCTCTTCCCCCTCATCTATTGTGCCATGTTTTATGAAGTTCTAAcctgtgactttttttttttttaatggcagaAACTCCTTGATGCTTATGAAGAACAGAATATTGATGCCTACACTGACTCTGTGAGTTTTTCCCTCCTTTTGTTTACgttcttttgcttttttatcGCAGCCTTTACTCGTTATCACCATCTTTAAAGTCTTCAGAAAAGATCCCCTTGTAAGATCTTGCGTGTTTTGACTTGCCTTAGTACACCGTACAGTAAGTACATATTATACTTGTACGTCCTCTTTGTTATTCTGTCTAAAact
Encoded proteins:
- the napaa gene encoding N-ethylmaleimide-sensitive factor attachment protein, alpha a, which translates into the protein MDNSGKEKEALALMAEAEKKLKSSQSFFGTLFGGSSKVEEACDMYARAANMFKMAKNWSGAGNAFSQAARLHLQMQSKHDAATNFVDAGNAFKKADPQEAINCLNRAIEIYTDMGRFTIAAKHHISIAEIYETESMDIDKAIAHYEQAADYYKGEESTSSANKCLLKVATYAAQLEQYQKAIEIYEQVGTYAMDSTLLKYSAKDHFFKAALCHFCVDMLNAKLALQKYEEMFPAFSDSRECKLVKKLLDAYEEQNIDAYTDSVKEFDSISRLDQWLTTMLLRIKKTIQNEESDLR